The genome window ttagtcaggtgatcttagggaccgaagtttggtccaatatgattcaccacttgaccaccagggggcaaaatccaaaaaccttaaaaatgtgattattccttaacttcttgcccgattgccaccaatttgatatcatgggtacatctaaccaccatacagtatatgtcacacaggtttttaatttgaccttcttgtcaaggtcacagaggtcaaatggcctaaattcgccgtcaggccgtaactatggcacgtttcttaactgcaatgactattgatcacaaattaagtacacatgtaccccttggtcaggtgatctcaggtaccgaagtttggtgcgatctgatttgccgtttggcctccagggagggggccaaatcctaaattcttcaaaatgccattattcctagtaatgacttgcccgattggcaccaattttatatcataggtacatctaattctaacaaccattcaatgtgtcacccgggtcttctttgatttgacctacttttcaaggtcacagaggttgaatgtattgtaaattggccattttggggaaattgtaattgcttggacctacatcaaacctaacactacatgacacaataccatgctctttatccatctttcctccacatgaggtgagcacaatggccctggccatttcattctcgGTGCCTATTAGCAAATCCAGTGAAGAGACTAAACTTGATAGTGTTATGAGCAGATCCCAACCTCATTATTGCTGTCTTCTTGATCAGTACATGTAAAAAGACGTATAAAGCGTTTCCTTTTCTTGCGGGGACTATGATCGCTATGGAGAATGCCATATCAATTAGGCGAGTGCCATGGGCAGGCGGGTACTGAGGATTATTATCATAGATACAGACAGAAGTAGGAGGCTATATTCGTAATCAATAAGGTCGCGTTTACAGCCGTGTAATGGCTAATCAAAGGGGAGACAATTTTGCATGAGGGAAATGTCTTGCCTATTCTTTAGACTCTTCGAACAAAGATAGCGTTATAGAGATGGTTTTAAGCCAAagttgataaaaaaacatgctTGTGACATGTACTCGATGACAAGTGACTACATGTATCCTATGTAAACCTGGCCTTAAAAGATTTATATCCTTTTCTCCCCTTGCTTGGACATCCTTCCGACAACCTAACAGCTTGGTTGAGGTCAGAGGTGCAAAAATAGCATACGTAAGCCTTCGAATTACTTGCTAAGTCTAATTGGTAGTGCTTACACCAGCTTATGAGACTGGCTGTTTGGGCTTATCCACGATTCAATTAATTTGGGATTGTTGTCCCGTCAGGCGTGGGTGACGGGTTTCATCTAGGGGTGACAGCAGAACTCTGACATTGATGAACTCTCATCAACTACAGTTTTGGTCAAAATAACATCCCTCATCCCAAGCACTTGCACGAAATGTCAATTCGTAATAGCGTAAGTGCAGCACTTCTAATACAGGTCTGCCGTGAAACTAGATGGGACGAACAGTAGaactccctcagcggacacctctattaaggacaccctctttattaaggagactagttttggtcccgaatttGGTGTTttcgttcaatttgacctctctaatcaggacacctctctattatggacagcacttatcagtcccgtgggtgtccttaatagagtggttctactgtaatatcCTCCCACAGCAGGGTTTTTGATCGCTAGTGTAATTTAGAAGCAATCCAAAGGTCCATGCACTTTAAGTGAATGTATTTAAGAAGCAATCAACAGGCCAGCTTGTGGATGAACTCCACCTTTAAAGCACTGTCACTCATAaataaaaaggcaaaaaatatCTTCCTACTTATTCCAGCAATAAACATAAATCTTTTGAGTGGCACTCTCCGATATGTCATAGAAACGTATTTCCATTACCGGATCGCCTAGGAGAATATGTCATCCACTCTCATTTGTCTATACCGCATAATATCTTAGAAACATTACTAAGCGGCAGCCGGTATAAGTCGATTATTTACGAGCGTGCATAAAGTCTGATTTATCGAGCATCATGGATGCCGGCCTGGAACAATATTGCTTGAAGGAAGGGTGTGATGACTTCATAGATCATGGCATTGTCTTCCTATTGTCTGTATGTGAGGCAGTAATGGGGTTCGTGGCTGAGTTTACCATTAGATTAGGGAAAGTAACAATTTAGCCACGGATTCATTTAATCTTAGTCTGCACAACCAGATTGTTGGCCTGTTTGCATTTAGAGGACAAAGATGATTCTGGTGTATCTAGACTGGACCCGTTAGAGTCAGCTTATGGTCAACTTTGAATCCATACGAGTCCATTTAGTTGCTGTTTACACGAGAAAAATTTAGACCCTTTCTGATTCAATTTGGTCTTATCAAGGCTTTTTCTGTGCATGTAAAAATGTCTCTAGGGGATAAAAGATCAGCTCATCACATCACACCTACCAGAACTTTTCATGATTGACTAATGTAAAATCAACCTGCCGCAAACGCAGTGCAACAGTAGTTACCGTTGACATTTGACGAATTCTCGGCTGTCCAAAGTGTGTGTTTTTAGTTCCAATGTGGAATCAGCTCTATTAACTATGGTGACAATATCACCAGGGTAGGATATGCAAAGCGAgtgttttcgattttttttatcTTCACCGGTAACTAGGGTGACAGTAGCCAGGACGCTATAGGATGGAAGATTGGCTCATGGCATCACATACATCAGGACATTTTACTATTGTGCTGGTGACTTGGCTTGCCAAGCTTCTATGGTAACCACTGCATCTAGAAGGTGTCGGTGAGTACAGCCTGTGTTGCCAATTCCTTATGCTTCTTGCTTTGACTGGTTTCGTGGGTCTGTATACAAAGGCTTGACATTTACCATGTTTCCTGAAGATTCAAACAGGGGAACTTGAATCTGAATCATTACCCTTTTAGGGTCCCTTTTATGTTGCATTCCTTTTGGCAGCTCAAAGGTCTTTAAAGTGTTGGTAATGTCAATAGATTTTAAGCTTGATGGAAACATTCAAATTGCGACAGAATGCTACTGCCTGTTCATAGCCTGAAACTAGCTTTTTAATAAGTTCATGTAAATTTCGACATATTTCTCACTGAAAATGTCTCAATGATGTTTTGAGGCTCTTGTGCATCTCTCCTTCTACTAATCTGTGTAAGTGTAAACTTAGATTTGGATCAGATATGACATCCTTTCATAGCTTAATAGCCTTCAGGTAAATGTGCTCTTGCGATGAATTGTTGACTTGTCACCGGCAGGCACGGATCCAGGGGGTTGAAAAAAGGGCATATGTATTCATAAAATGCCCTACGTTTTTGGAAGTATTTGCGACACAAATGTATGAAAAATCTATTATTTCCCAAAAATGAGTTGGTGTAGGGGGGTGAACCCATCCCTTTTTGATCCATGGTGATTGGTGGACGAACTTATATAATTGCAAAATGTGTTCGAGCATAGCTTTCCAAGTCCACACTCACAACTTGCTCTTGAGACTTAGCAAGTAGACTTCTACCTAGATCAGATCTTAACAGCCTATCTATAATCTTCCATTTCCCATAGTACCGCCGTGTAGGAAATTGAACTTCGAGAAGAAAATCTTATGTTCTCATACAGATTGGAAAATTGCATTGGATTTCTATACTGCCGCTCAATATCTGTTTCTGTGTATTTTATCGTGAAAGTGCTTGTAGTGATGACATATTGGTGTACTCTGATACCTTAGGTAGTGACAGTTGTCAAATATAGCCCTTTGTAGAGGGCAGTATGGATTTTTCTTGCCCACAGGATATGGTATTGTCCGAGGTCCCTGAATGTGATCATTGATAGTTGACCTCAAAATGACAATTTCTCAccctttttcatttcagagagTAGCAGTGACTGAGCGTACAACATGGATCCATGTCTCTTCGTCCAGCCGACGATAGAGGAGATCAAACTCCATAAAAATCACTACCAACAAAGCGTTGTTTCGTCTTTTTTTGAAAAACTCGACCAAGTTTCATCTTCGTGGCACAACCATTCAAGAGGCAATAAAATCGGGGTTGTGCAAGATTTGGATCTATTAAATGGCGACCCGCGATTGAGTTACCCGTGTCTCGCGCAACCTAGCaatcagaggtcaaggtcaccaaagTCGTTTGGTAAAGATAATGGGACGAGTTTGCAGCGGAGGAGCTCCTTGTCCGATTTGGAGGGACGGTATTCTTTTCGTAAGAAAAGAACTGCGGCACAGAAAGTGGTCGGCATAAGCGATCGGGAAATGAAAGCAGTGATAATGGGTGTAGCTAACGAGCTGTCAATCATTTATGAGTATCATATCTCAGTGTTGTATGGTTTGGCCGATGTGGAACTTTTGGCGGAAAATGCAGTTGATTGCATGTTCCATCATTTGAAACAAAACGATGTACAGTTTTGTTACAACGATATGCTGAAATCTGTGATAGAGGCAATGCCAAAgaccaaaataaaaaagtttgttTATCTACGCACAAACGATGGAAAAGCAACCCTCGCATGGAACGTTGTGAAAGTTTACAAACAGGCAGGCTTGAGACTATTGGAGGACAATCGCGCCGTATCAGAGCTACCCCGTTACAAGTTCTTTCGGTGTTTTTCACCATTTGGACAATCGTGTAAACCGGACATCTACGGATTCAGGGGACCCATGATGATGTGGGAGGAAAATAGGCAAGTTTATAAAATCTTAGACCAGGATATGACGACGATACAACACGGGCAACACACGCAGATGGCGCACACGACCAAGGATATGCACCAGTTATACAAACCGTTTCATTGCGTATGTGATCTACAGGATCTGATTGGCTATCGCAACAGCCTATTAGACACCAGGGTCGAATCTTTCAACATGTTCTTACAAACGTCATACAGCCTGAACAACAATGTCATGGCCGTCTTGCGGCACAAGAAACCTCTTACGCTCCGGTTAGATTTGTACGGCGCAAATCTCTCAAGGTGCGACCTATCAAAATTAGCGATAAACAAATTCTCGTTCAAGTTGGACAATGTGCAATTACGCAACAGCATTCTGTTAGATGTTGATTTTTCCGGTCTGATCATAACAAACGTTAGCTTTGTTGGTGCTGATTTGTCGTTTAGTAATCTTAGCAATGTGACGTTCTGTAAATGTCACGCCGGTAATTTCGAAGGTGCTAAGCTCAAGTACGTTCTGACGGAGAATACTGATCTTCCAGTGGAATTGTCTGCTTCTAAAACCGGGATTAGCTCAGCGATCAATATGCACGATTCAGGAGGTGAGCAGATGTAAAGTTTTctatatatttttttcttcatatcttTATGTCCATTGATTTGGGAGACCTTACAGAAAACCAAAATTTTACCCCAAAAGCTTCTACAATGCACGAACACGAGATGAAAATCGAAATAtcgttgaaattcatattttatttgtattggaaattttcaagttcaagtttaaatttcaaatttttatacAAACCTTTAACAATTACATGCATCTGATTGCATTGTTAGAACATTTCCTAATGCATCTTAATTTCTTAAATCTCTACATTGATACCCATCCTAAGAAATTAAAAGATTTTATAATTTCGGATTGATCGGcatgtttttgtgttttttatcTGCTGCCAGTCTTGATAACTAATCAGAGAGTTTAATAACGTCTTATGAAAGAAAACAGGCTGAGGCAAATAGCAGAAAGAAAGTTATCTCAATTTGCAAACGACTCATTGAGTTCCAACAGCACTTTTTTCTATCTGAAGGGTGTAATAGAGCTTTTCAAACCTTATAGAATTAGAAAAAAACTTGGCATCTTTAGTGCTGATTCAGATGCGCATGTAGCTGATAATGTTCTCAACAAAACTTGATCGAGCAACACACTGTCCAGTGCAAGGTTATGAGATGCTCTGCTTCTATATATGCAGTCTAATGATCAGGCAAAAGCAAACTTCCACCGGGTGCTTTTAAGAAAACAGTTTGTGATGCCTTTCTTTACTCGGCCTTAAGGGATTTATAAGAAGTTAAGCAGTGTCTCCTTTGTTTTAAAGTACTCTGTAACTGAATACAAAATAACCCACCATTAACCTCCCACAAGTAGCTTTGTTCAAAGTCCCAGCACATCACATGTGATAAATAATTCAAAGATGGCAATGAAGTTCTTGAAATCTGCAGGCTTTTCATAAGTAACTTGATAGTTATATGAATATTTCAAGATTGAAGGCTGAAGGAGCCCTGCAGGAGACTTTCATACCATTTGATACGCTCTTAATGTGTATTATCGTGAAATAAAAAGCCCCTGGGTGTATTCTAAGCATGCTTTGTGGTAAATAATTTATGATTTCCCGACAGAATACTTTCTAATACTCCCATTTGAAAAGAAATGTCGAGTACCATGAAAATTGAAGACTGCCCAGCCTTAATCTCAGCAATTATACTGGAGTTCTATTAATATTTTTCTGTCAGCCCTGTTTGACGAAAACTCTGAACTGTACACATTAATACAGGCTCTGGCGGCAAATCACACTTTGTTTTGGTTTATTTGAAATTGTAGCACTGGTTCAAGACTATCACAGCCTCATATCTCACTTTCTGCTGTTTAGGGTCGCTCAAAACATACGCACAATTCTCAAAACCCCCTCCCACTAAACACATGAACCCATAACACATCTGTGTATGTACGctaaggcgagacttttttataccttggttagcGTGCTTTTTCATCAAAGGACAAGCTTAGGAGggttgaataaaaatgaaaatacattttttttactCTCACGGAAGACTTCTGTAGAGGCAGCTCAGAGGAGgaagaaataaaattaaaattttatttcaaaataaaagtttcTGTTTCAATCTTTGCGTGGCATTGTGGGGAGGTCTCGCACAACTCTAGTCTGGTctcactacacagtgcggataTTGAGTGCGGCGGGCTTGCTAAAtgaccccccccaaaaaaaatttgttcacattttcagtTCATCGCCTTGCGGCGGGCACgctaaccaaggtataaaaaaaaTCCTGCCCACTGTCCTATGCACCTACGCCAAAGATTGTCAATGAATGGTGAATCCAGACAGTAACAATCCAACGATGTAACGTTGTAAAATTCTAAAATGCCCTCCCCTTATTGGATGCGTACTAAATGAACAATACCTTATGAATACCTGAATCAAAATGAtcaaacattgttttttttccagCGGTTGTGAAACTGATCCGTCGAGAGCTGATCCAGAACCATGAGTTCAAAATCCAAACGTTTTGCGACGAGATGGGCGTGAGTAAAATGAGTGAGTTGACGAAGCTGCAACCAATCACACTACAGAAAGTACCGGAACCGGGAGACGGTCCAGGTTTCAGGTACGTCTAAATAGTCGGAATTTGCCACTAAAGTTGTCTCTTATTCTTGCCTGTGCTTTTTTTGCCATGTAATTATTGTGCCGTGTTAGTTTGTTTAATTATTTTTCATTGGTGGGCAGCTTCATTGGCCCTTTTTCCCCCTTAGTACGagttattggctcaccgtaggggagtctatacaatagccatGATAGCGCagcgtctgtcgtccgtcatcgtcatctgtatcctgtttcaaaaacggtggcacgtttcttaaccgctggggctatgaacttgaaacttggtacacaggacccccccccaggtcaggtgacctctgacaaagaatttcggtctgatctgaccgtttcatttttagctcacctcttagcagaggtgagcttatcccataccgtggcgtccgtcgtccgtcgtcgtcgtcgtcgtcgtcgtcgtcgtcgtcgtcgtcgtcgtcgtcgtcgtcgtcgtcgtcgtcgtcggcgtcgtcgtcgtcgtcgtcgtcgtccgtcgtccgttagcagggcacgtttcgtaactgttagagctattgagttgaaacttggtacacatgtacccttatgtaatgacacctgggagaccaagtttcggtccgattcgtttcatggtttggccaccagggggccaaacgttaaaagtgaaaatatgcaatatctccctcaatagtagtcgggaaattttgaaaaaaatatggtaggtacttctagcaaaggtgcatcatatatcctccgggtttttgatttgacctccttttcaaggtcacagaggtcaaatggtgtaaattggccgttaggatgtaacgatggcacgtttctaaactgcaatgactattgataccaaatttggtacacatttaccccttagtcagctgatctcagggaccgaagtttggtccaatatgattcaccacttgaccaccagggggcaaaatccaaaaaccttaaaaatgtgattattccttaacttcttgcccgattgccaccaatttgatatcatgggtacatctaaccaccatacagtatatgtcacacaggtttttaatttgaccttcttgtcaaggtcacagaggtcaaatggcgtaaattcgccgtcaggccgtaacaatggcacgtttcttaactgcaa of Lineus longissimus chromosome 9, tnLinLong1.2, whole genome shotgun sequence contains these proteins:
- the LOC135493971 gene encoding uncharacterized protein LOC135493971 isoform X1 → MDPCLFVQPTIEEIKLHKNHYQQSVVSSFFEKLDQVSSSWHNHSRGNKIGVVQDLDLLNGDPRLSYPCLAQPSNQRSRSPKSFGKDNGTSLQRRSSLSDLEGRYSFRKKRTAAQKVVGISDREMKAVIMGVANELSIIYEYHISVLYGLADVELLAENAVDCMFHHLKQNDVQFCYNDMLKSVIEAMPKTKIKKFVYLRTNDGKATLAWNVVKVYKQAGLRLLEDNRAVSELPRYKFFRCFSPFGQSCKPDIYGFRGPMMMWEENRQVYKILDQDMTTIQHGQHTQMAHTTKDMHQLYKPFHCVCDLQDLIGYRNSLLDTRVESFNMFLQTSYSLNNNVMAVLRHKKPLTLRLDLYGANLSRCDLSKLAINKFSFKLDNVQLRNSILLDVDFSGLIITNVSFVGADLSFSNLSNVTFCKCHAGNFEGAKLKYVLTENTDLPVELSASKTGISSAINMHDSGAVVKLIRRELIQNHEFKIQTFCDEMGVSKMSELTKLQPITLQKVPEPGDGPGFRSQTVKLEEIFYSDRETGPRERMCVLVECNPFKDAARQQFIHRVINTWMESLTELTRGGSLNHGFEFDMADEHSIRLSEFSFIFYAELRKVTTSLAQAVFSDLCSSDTSALREDPRYVHYVAHCLEQQDVLIMINDHTDVTPAAITRYVEQLLKTPTYSSCYILFITKSECCSQMRKNFDSVLSLQAS
- the LOC135493971 gene encoding uncharacterized protein LOC135493971 isoform X2, with product MDPCLFVQPTIEEIKLHKNHYQQSVVSSFFEKLDQVSSSWHNHSRGNKIGVVQDLDLLNGDPRLSYPCLAQPSNQRSRSPKSFGKDNGTSLQRRSSLSDLEGRYSFRKKRTAAQKVVGISDREMKAVIMGVANELSIIYEYHISVLYGLADVELLAENAVDCMFHHLKQNDVQFCYNDMLKSVIEAMPKTKIKKFVYLRTNDGKATLAWNVVKVYKQAGLRLLEDNRAVSELPRYKFFRCFSPFGQSCKPDIYGFRGPMMMWEENRQVYKILDQDMTTIQHGQHTQMAHTTKDMHQLYKPFHCVCDLQDLIGYRNSLLDTRVESFNMFLQTSYSLNNNVMAVLRHKKPLTLRLDLYGANLSRCDLSKLAINKFSFKLDNVQLRNSILLDVDFSGLIITNVSFVGADLSFSNLSNVTFCKCHAGNFEGAKLKYVLTENTDLPVELSASKTGISSAINMHDSGAVVKLIRRELIQNHEFKIQTFCDEMGVSKMSELTKLQPITLQKVPEPGDGPGFSNFPSTSWFPGGRTKPIGHDLSLEQLVTDSET